The nucleotide window TTTTTGCCAGCTTACGAATCGCATTTGGCATAGTTGCTGAAAATAATGCGCGTTGTGCGGTGCTCGGCACAGCTTTTAAAATGGTTTCGATGTCTTCAACGAAGCCCATGTTGAGCATTTCATCGGCCTCGTCCAGAACGCCCACTTTCAAACCGTCCAGTTGCAGGACGTTTTTATTCAATAAATCGATAAGACGACCCGGGGTACCAACAACTATAGCAGTTCCCTGCTTCAGGGCTTTAACCTGAGGACCAAAGGGTGCACCACCGTAAACGGTCGCAACGCCGACGCCACGCATTTTCGCAGCAAAACCTTCAAGCGCTTCTGCTACCTGAATAGCCAGCTCACGAGTTGGAGTTACGACTAATATTTGAGTTTGCTTAACCGACGCATCAATTTTCGCCAGTGCAGGCAGACCAAACGCAGCGGTTTTCCCGGTACCTGTCTGAGCTTCGCCCAGCACGTCTTGCCCTTCAAGCAACGCAGGAATAGCCTGCAGCTGAATAGGGGTCGGAGTTAAAAACTGCATTGCGTTTAATTGTTCAAGCACAGCACTAGGTAAGGCCATGTCGTTAAACGACACGCCTGTTTGAGTATTTGACATATTTGTCTCACTTTATTCCCGTTTGCCCATTGGCAAACACAACAAAAAAGGGGTTATGGCCCGGCAACAGGAATCAGTGTTCAGTCTCTAAACTGTCTGGACTGGAATCAGGCGCTGCAACCCCACGAATCAAGGGTGACCGCTGCCTCATCAGTTATGCGGTGTTCCTTGAGGAACCGGGAATTATACGTTTTCTCACTCAAAAAGCAATGCCTTTGAGCTTTTTTTCACCAAACGCATCTATTTACATCAAAATAATCGAAAAAGTTGAACCATTTCTTTTTATATTGCCTACATTATTAGAGCTATTCTCAAATTTGGAGGAATTATGTCAGCACATTCTATGTCATCCCTGACTAAGAAAGACTGTTTTATTGAAGGTCACTGGGTTCCTACGGACGAACGTTTCTCAGTCACTAATCCGGCAACCGGCGAAGTAATAGCCGAGGTTGCTGACGCTGACGAAGATTTAACTCAACGTGCCATAAACGTTGCAGACACCGCTCTGAAAAAGTGGCGCAAGAAAACAGCCCGTGAACGCGCGATGCTGCTGCGTAAATGGTACGAATCTATTATGGATAACAAGCAGGCACTAGGTGAATTAATGAGTGCCGAGCAGGGTAAACCGGTCGCTGAGGCCGTTGGCGAGGTCGAATACGGAGCAAGCTTCGTTGACTGGTTCGCCGGAGAAGCGGAACGTATTGATGGTGATATACTGCCTAAAGCTGATAGCAGTAAACGCGTAATGGTCACTAAAGAACCCGTTGGTGTCTGTGCGGCCATTACCCCATGGAACTTTCCCAACGCGATGATCACTCGGAAAATAGCGCCGGCTTTAGCGGCCGGCTGTACTATCGTCGTTAAGCCACCGCAATTAACTCCACTTTCCAGTCTGGCATTAGCGCAACTGGCGAGTGAAGTCGGCATTCCCGATGGCGTTATCAACATTATTCCGACAAGCGATGCCAAGAGTGTTGGTAAACGCCTGGCAACCTCATCACAGGTTCGTAAGCTGTCATTTACCGGCTCTACGGGTGTCGGAAAAATTCTAATGCAGCAATGTTCAGAGCACGTCACAAAATTGTCTCTTGAGCTTGGTGGTAACGCGCCGTTCCTGGTCTTTGACGATGCCGATATCGAGCAAGCGGCTGAACAGCTGATCGCGTGCAAATTCCGTAATGGTGGGCAAACCTGTGTTTCAGCAAACAGAATACTGGTACAGCAATCGGTTGCGGAGGAGTTCACCAAAGCTGTTGTCAGTAAAGTGAAAGCTCTGAAAGTAGGGGCCGGTACAGAAGATG belongs to Idiomarina sp. PL1-037 and includes:
- a CDS encoding NAD-dependent succinate-semialdehyde dehydrogenase; translated protein: MSSLTKKDCFIEGHWVPTDERFSVTNPATGEVIAEVADADEDLTQRAINVADTALKKWRKKTARERAMLLRKWYESIMDNKQALGELMSAEQGKPVAEAVGEVEYGASFVDWFAGEAERIDGDILPKADSSKRVMVTKEPVGVCAAITPWNFPNAMITRKIAPALAAGCTIVVKPPQLTPLSSLALAQLASEVGIPDGVINIIPTSDAKSVGKRLATSSQVRKLSFTGSTGVGKILMQQCSEHVTKLSLELGGNAPFLVFDDADIEQAAEQLIACKFRNGGQTCVSANRILVQQSVAEEFTKAVVSKVKALKVGAGTEDDVDLGPLIDQNAVDKVQRLVLAAKSDGATIETGGSVMTELGDLFYAPTVITGVTEEMDISEEEIFGPVVAINTFETEEEGIEKANNTPFGLASYFAAKDTARIFRVSEALEYGMVGVNTGGISHAYNPFGGIKESGVGREGSKYGIDEYLELKTVTLGGLG